GCTCAGGTGAAAGAGAGGGTCAGCCACTGATTGTAGGACTGGTTgtttgatccccggctcctccttACAACTGTCCTTGGGAAAGACACTTGACCAACAACAGTCAACTGCCAAATGAATGCAATGTCAAATAAGCAGATTTACCCATAGTTTGACTGTTACTGCAGCTGTTGGTTATgtcatttctcttttgtttgtcattgcTCTTTCCTCAGACGCATTGGGTGCATTCTCCAGTGAACCAGCCAACCCTTTCACGATGCCACATTTCAACACAGCATCCTATCAGAGCAGACAGACTTCAACGCTGCCTATGTACGCAGCACCGGCCGCAGCAGCGGGACCCGGTCTGAGCGCTGCTGGTCCAACTTTTCAAATGCCGGCCATTTCATCCAAAGCAGCCAGTAACAGATCACCCAAGCTGTGGCCCAAGAGGAGCGCAAACGTGGTGCCTATAAACACCCCTGCTCCACCCATTGTGGACTGGTCAGGGGTCTGCTTAGACTACACCAGGGAGGAATTTTGTAAACTCCATGAAGACTATGGAAGAGAAATCAAGGAACTGATTGTTAATTGGTCAAAAAGAGGGCAAGATGGCGGTGATGTTCAGGAAGAGAACTTAATAGATTTCGGATGAATTTATAGAAGTGTTAAGGGTCTAAACCTAAATTTCAGCAATGGTAACATTGCAAATATGTAAATAGGAATTACAACTTAAAAAGAATATTGTTTAGATTTACTTATATATGTTTTTGGTTATAGAgcgtacagttttttttgttttttatcatgcCTTAGAGTCAATAAATGATCTGTGATCTGCTGTTCTATTAACCTTTGCTATTTATCAGagagaaattatatttaaaacagGTCACACCCAACAAAACACCATAAGAATCAATAGTTAATGAAATTATGCGTCACATTTGTATGGTTATATTGACCGGTTACAAGAAATTAATCAAATACCTGCCATCCAATTATAATCGAGTACTGTATTATCAGTGGCCAttactgtgaatgtttttttttaatgataatgatatcTTTTCCAGTACCTAACCTTTTACATATATAACTTGGGCAGCAGCAGacaattatcattatcaattaatatgccaatgttttttttaaccaattgATCAATCATTagtttatgaaatattaaaaaattggGATAAAAAATGGCCATCACAATTAACGCCTTGAAATATCTACTTTATATCTATTTTAATACAGAAGAAGCATTGAGGTAAGATGTCAAACCCTGTTTATCAGTAATCAGATGTTATTGATCCCTTAATTGCACAATTTGtctgtaaataagtaaataaaaacacctgGTTTAAAGCGGACCATGACTGTGTGGGTAAAAAAAGGACAGGAGTTGTATGGGGGGCAAAGCAGACCAAGAAGGGAGAAATCTGAATTTTCTCAGAGTCAAAATGGCTGAGAAAGAGAATGGCGGGGGGTGGCAGGGCTATTTCCGTCTGTACAGCTGTCTTGTTTTTATGGTCTTTGACGAAGCTTggtctctttctgcctctgtctctcgctctcttttcaCCTTCAAGCCCGCGCTCGAGGTGGCTGCGCTGCTGCACACAAACGTCTTTGCATAAAATTTGATTATTGcttctctgcaaaaaaaaaaatcgggaAATCAGTGTGCAGCGCGCTGGAATCGGATACAATCACCAAACAGAAATGATATTACACAGTCGCAGAAACATTCGTCCCTTAGGAATAATTGGGTCATATTGTGTCATTTGGAATACTTGTCTGGCCTGACTGAGGCAACAGTATCACTGGATCCCAATACATACCTTAGCTGTGCAGTGGTGTGATTGATGGCAGCCTATGGAGCTCATATAAGGAGTTCGGTGGGTGGGCCACTGTCCTCCTACTCTAAAGGAACTATACTGGGAACCTCCAAAATTAGTGCATCCGTGGTGGGAAAGCTGCTCATTTGGTCCAATCATGATTTTGACTAAACCTAACAGAAACAGACATTCAGAACTTCGCCTGTTTACAGACAGAAGTGAAGCATTTGAAAATTATGTCACGTTGTTTTTTCTAACTATATGGTGCTGGGCACTTCTGTTGTCATGTGTATTACAATTTTACAGATCTGTTCCCGTTCGCACAAAGTCTTTCCCACCGGCTGCGTCAGTATTAAAGAACTGTTTACGTTTCTCTTTGATGCAAGGTCACTGTTTGTCGAAGCCTAGTAGTTGTCAAGTGTCACTACTGGAGTGCGACCAAAGCCTATCGGCCAACTGTTTTCAAATTTCATGACTGTTTATAAACCGCGCTGGCCACTACTGATCGGTTGCCGCGCGCAAACCTAAGACCAAACCTATCATTTAAACAGGTGATGACTTCGGGATATGTTGACTGCAAGTACACGTCGGCACCTTGGGGAGATCAGGACAGTTAATTAATAGAAAGTGTTGATCTGGTTGACTGCATGATAACTGtcccaactgtgtgtgtgtgtgtgtgtgtgtgtgtgtgtgtgtttgtgtttcaggagaGTAAAGCAGCAGTAACCTGTCATCATACACCAGGTTTTTATTCTGTCACGGtaaattgaaaagaaacagATATAGCCACGACAAAGACTCCCGGGAGAGGAagggtatgggggggggggttcagttgTCCCTCAGCGTGTCCTGTCTGTCAGTTTGGCCATATTAGTCCACTGATGACACCAAAGTCAGGCCTCTGTTGGCATTGAATTCACCTCATTCCAAGACTCCTGGGTACTATTTTGGAGTATCGGTAAGCTGATCCGTCCCGCCACCTCTTagctcctccctctttctcttacTTTCCCTCAGCTCTGTTTTCCTGCCAAACCTGATGGTGTGCCTAAAGTTAGCCCCCATGGGCTAGTATATAAGACCCCAAGGGTCCATTGCTTACATGTCAGTCACATCGGCTTGGCGTAGGCTTCTCTTCTTGACCACCAACAACCCCACAAACTTGAGAGATGGTGAGTGTTGCCACACTTTCGGGATGCAGTCTCAAGGGATTGGGGATCTTCTCTACACTATAGAGCTGATGAGATGAAGGCATCACTGATGCATTTGTTATCTGGATAATCAACATCCCATGAACTGAAATTGTGGAAGTCTCTTAAGCTGAGCCTCCCAAACTGTGGATGTGGACCCAGTCTTACTTTTATCTGCTGACTTGAGCTGACATTTAGTTAACATCTCAATCCTTAACCAGGATGAAATGCTGAACCACAAACTGTTGTTTTATGAATATAGTCCCCAAAGATATTACATTGTAGTTTAACCTAAACCGAGATTTAAAATGGGcagatttcatttattttgttatttagaTGTAACCAAAACCTGGAGTTGAGAGCTCCTTTGTGTCCTTTTGGACAGCCTACAGGACACCCATGCACagtctttacattttttccgAGTCAGccaggatcttttttttgtttttgttttggttcatgATGTTCAAAGTATATTTTACCTTTCATCCTTTCCCAGGCACCCAAGAAGGCcaagaggaggcagcagcagggagagggTGGATCCTCCAATGTGTTCTCCATGTTTGAGCAGAGCCAGATCCAGGAGTACAAGGAGGTAACGTTGTCTTCATCACATCTCATGcacttaaaataatttgaagTCCTTTAGGGCCAGGTGAGCAAAAGGGACATTCAGTGGCGACCATGGAAACTGATGGCCCCACGTGTCATTTGACCTCAGAGGTAGTGCAAGGAAGCTTCTGAAAGATATAGACCCGATCGTTTCGGGCTGCATGACGGTAAAAATGTCCTCATGAGCATGTCAGGACAGTAAATCTGAGCTTTTCTGGTGACAGCAGCTACCTCTCCTCTCTGGTAGCTCAGTAATCCACCTCAGAGGCTGGAAACACTTGCTCTGTGACCCCACTGGAATGCCGCCCAACAGC
This Scophthalmus maximus strain ysfricsl-2021 chromosome 16, ASM2237912v1, whole genome shotgun sequence DNA region includes the following protein-coding sequences:
- the LOC118287672 gene encoding sesquipedalian-1 isoform X2, whose product is MKIDEKIVTYFESCTSPVDKEGYLYKKDRAADRDAIGLIVLEGCTVELCESEEQFAFSLVWSEPGLRTYKFAAEDQAGQESWIKALLSANHNYLALLVMDMEKKYRDALGAFSSEPANPFTMPHFNTASYQSRQTSTLPMYAAPAAAAGPGLSAAGPTFQMPAISSKAASNRSPKLWPKRSANVVPINTPAPPIVDWSGVCLDYTREEFCKLHEDYGREIKELIVNWSKRGQDGGDVQEENLIDFG
- the LOC118287672 gene encoding sesquipedalian-1 isoform X1 produces the protein MKIDEKIVTYFESCTSPVDKEGYLYKKGEIKTSYQKRWFVLKGNLLFYKDRAADRDAIGLIVLEGCTVELCESEEQFAFSLVWSEPGLRTYKFAAEDQAGQESWIKALLSANHNYLALLVMDMEKKYRDALGAFSSEPANPFTMPHFNTASYQSRQTSTLPMYAAPAAAAGPGLSAAGPTFQMPAISSKAASNRSPKLWPKRSANVVPINTPAPPIVDWSGVCLDYTREEFCKLHEDYGREIKELIVNWSKRGQDGGDVQEENLIDFG